A single Geoanaerobacter pelophilus DNA region contains:
- a CDS encoding carboxypeptidase-like regulatory domain-containing protein has translation MIRYCLLLLILLASVLSAKAEVQGSGKITGAWIAPPKGPIAGALVYAFNAESGPPPTPERYWRVPDGMAVTDNNGKFSLDLPDGTYYLGTLKKPKGNQPGPPADGDLYFFSRDAKGAPKKYVVTGGSSLSAGTFRKAEPFKTPAIKITDGITAITGTVKGDDGVPVAGVMVLAYLNEEMTGRPLFVSFRTGKDGRYLLQVDQAGTYYLKIRSSYGGGRPHSGDILGKYGGETPIPVQVGNNIITKGIDITVERFEDMRPEEPPL, from the coding sequence ATGATTCGTTACTGCTTATTATTACTGATATTGTTGGCCTCTGTACTTTCAGCTAAGGCCGAAGTGCAAGGATCTGGGAAAATTACTGGCGCGTGGATAGCTCCCCCAAAAGGTCCCATTGCCGGAGCGCTGGTCTACGCCTTCAATGCTGAATCTGGTCCGCCGCCAACACCTGAAAGATATTGGCGAGTGCCTGATGGCATGGCGGTTACCGATAACAACGGCAAGTTTTCTCTGGATCTCCCTGATGGCACCTATTATCTGGGAACACTTAAAAAGCCCAAGGGCAACCAACCCGGCCCCCCTGCCGATGGCGACCTTTACTTTTTCAGTAGAGACGCAAAAGGAGCCCCCAAGAAGTATGTAGTTACCGGCGGGAGCAGCTTGAGTGCGGGGACGTTTCGAAAAGCAGAACCATTCAAAACGCCAGCCATAAAAATCACAGACGGCATTACCGCAATAACCGGCACTGTAAAAGGAGATGACGGCGTCCCCGTAGCAGGTGTGATGGTTTTAGCCTATCTTAACGAGGAGATGACCGGTAGACCTCTCTTTGTATCGTTCAGGACCGGTAAGGATGGAAGGTACCTTCTTCAGGTGGATCAGGCCGGGACGTACTATCTGAAAATCCGTAGTTCCTACGGCGGCGGTCGACCTCATTCTGGCGATATTCTCGGGAAATATGGTGGAGAGACCCCTATCCCTGTCCAAGTTGGCAATAATATCATTACGAAAGGAATCGACATCACCGTTGAAAGATTCGAGGATATGAGGCCGGAAGAACCGCCATTGTAA
- a CDS encoding sulfatase has product MKQHVEHDATTTEEMDRREFLKRTALATGALAATMSLPGLVTGIAGAAEKKGALQLPDKYKDYNVVFVSFDALQAAHVGSLGYPRNVTPTIDAMAKKGFNFTNNISVASWTVPASMTWFTGVYPSEHRLTNKFAVFNPPSNNVLSNLKKLSPELVTLAEVLKQNGYATGGFTGNAGVSGFFGYDQGFDTYFFEKGKFGSMGVSIPKALDWLKENKNKKFFMFLHGYDCHGQNIPEGGFDYRFVEKGYDKKYTGSAQEQEALREEGLEKGSVAVRDEDVKFWRAIYDEKIQRTDARFKKFLDEYEKMGLMDKTIFVLTSDHGTEFFEHNHMDHGFSLYDELIHVPLIITLPKQKTGKVINDQISSIDVMPTILDLLDVKMPEKAKKQLRGASLVPAMKGKSVAKEVYSETDYRQYTYKRSVITKDGWKFIYTLENKNRELYNLKKDPKEIKNLVEQQPRIAYELEQKLFAHFKSIGHDLNAKQWIPGLNPVYDSQAKGAQKK; this is encoded by the coding sequence ATGAAACAGCATGTAGAGCATGACGCAACGACGACTGAAGAAATGGACCGCCGAGAGTTTTTGAAGCGTACTGCGCTGGCCACCGGGGCGCTTGCCGCAACCATGTCCCTACCAGGACTGGTGACCGGAATAGCCGGGGCCGCTGAAAAGAAAGGGGCCTTGCAACTCCCTGACAAATACAAAGACTACAACGTCGTGTTCGTCAGCTTTGATGCCCTTCAGGCAGCTCATGTAGGGTCTTTGGGATACCCGCGCAACGTTACCCCAACCATCGACGCCATGGCGAAAAAAGGGTTCAACTTCACCAACAATATCTCTGTCGCCTCTTGGACAGTGCCAGCCTCCATGACTTGGTTTACCGGCGTGTATCCCTCGGAACACCGGCTGACCAATAAATTTGCCGTCTTCAATCCTCCAAGCAATAATGTGCTCTCCAACCTCAAGAAACTCTCGCCGGAGCTGGTTACCCTGGCCGAGGTACTCAAGCAGAACGGCTATGCCACCGGCGGATTCACCGGCAATGCCGGAGTCAGCGGCTTCTTTGGCTATGACCAGGGGTTCGATACCTATTTCTTCGAAAAAGGGAAATTCGGCAGCATGGGGGTCAGCATTCCCAAAGCTCTCGACTGGTTGAAAGAGAACAAGAACAAGAAATTCTTCATGTTCTTGCACGGTTATGATTGCCATGGCCAGAACATCCCGGAAGGTGGCTTTGACTATCGTTTTGTCGAAAAGGGATATGACAAGAAATATACCGGTTCAGCCCAGGAGCAAGAGGCTCTGCGCGAAGAAGGGCTTGAGAAAGGTTCCGTGGCCGTGCGGGACGAGGACGTCAAGTTCTGGAGAGCCATCTACGACGAGAAGATCCAGCGGACCGACGCCCGTTTCAAAAAGTTTCTTGATGAGTACGAGAAAATGGGCCTGATGGACAAGACTATCTTCGTGCTCACCTCAGACCATGGCACCGAATTTTTCGAGCACAACCATATGGATCACGGCTTCAGCCTTTACGATGAACTGATTCACGTGCCATTGATCATAACTCTCCCTAAGCAGAAGACTGGCAAGGTTATCAATGACCAGATCAGCAGCATCGACGTGATGCCGACCATCCTTGACCTGCTCGATGTCAAGATGCCCGAGAAGGCAAAAAAACAGCTGCGCGGCGCCAGTCTGGTGCCAGCGATGAAAGGGAAATCGGTAGCAAAAGAGGTCTACTCTGAAACCGATTACCGCCAGTATACCTACAAGCGTTCGGTCATCACCAAAGACGGTTGGAAGTTCATCTATACTCTGGAAAACAAAAACCGCGAGCTCTACAACCTTAAAAAAGATCCGAAAGAGATAAAAAACCTGGTTGAGCAGCAGCCACGAATCGCTTATGAACTCGAACAGAAGCTGTTCGCCCACTTTAAATCGATCGGGCATGACCTCAATGCCAAACAATGGATCCCAGGTCTGAATCCTGTTTATGACTCTCAGGCCAAGGGAGCGCAGAAGAAATGA
- a CDS encoding MBL fold metallo-hydrolase, with amino-acid sequence MLSNVICLICLLLFATGFAEGSQTRLVLLGTGNPQPDPDRSGPASAIVVNGSAYLIDFGPGVVRRAAAARLDKGITELDPANLRVVFTTHLHSDHTAGFPDLILTPWAMGRKQPLEVYGPKGIKAMTDHILAAYSEDINIRSKGMEQEPIEGVRVNVHEIKAGLVYKDANVTVTAFPTKHGEWAESYGYRFDTADRSIVITGDTNPTQATIDACNGCDLLVHEALTEKFLSNPMRPNAQGHDIRAYAAKYHTTTSQLVELANKAKPGILVMYHNPITLRPQKRPLASTPDDLLQEMKGYKGQLTVGRDLDVY; translated from the coding sequence ATGCTCAGCAATGTAATATGTCTTATTTGCCTGCTGCTGTTTGCGACAGGCTTTGCAGAAGGATCACAGACCCGTCTGGTGCTGCTTGGAACCGGCAATCCTCAGCCGGACCCTGACCGTTCAGGCCCTGCGTCAGCAATCGTGGTAAACGGCAGCGCCTATCTGATCGACTTCGGGCCCGGCGTGGTACGTCGCGCTGCCGCAGCAAGGCTCGACAAGGGTATCACCGAACTGGATCCTGCCAATTTACGGGTAGTCTTCACCACCCATCTCCATTCCGATCATACCGCGGGATTTCCGGACCTGATCCTTACCCCTTGGGCCATGGGCCGCAAACAGCCTCTTGAGGTTTATGGCCCTAAGGGGATCAAAGCAATGACAGACCATATCCTCGCGGCCTATAGCGAAGACATCAATATCAGATCAAAAGGGATGGAGCAGGAGCCTATCGAAGGGGTGAGGGTGAATGTTCATGAAATCAAGGCCGGCCTGGTCTATAAAGATGCCAATGTGACGGTAACCGCTTTCCCGACAAAACATGGCGAGTGGGCTGAGAGCTACGGCTACCGTTTCGACACTGCAGACCGGAGTATCGTCATCACCGGAGACACAAATCCGACACAGGCTACCATCGACGCATGCAATGGGTGTGACTTGCTTGTCCATGAGGCGTTGACCGAAAAATTCCTCAGTAACCCGATGCGGCCCAATGCCCAAGGGCACGACATCCGCGCTTATGCTGCAAAGTATCACACCACGACCAGCCAACTGGTGGAACTAGCGAACAAAGCAAAACCAGGCATTCTTGTCATGTATCACAACCCCATAACACTGCGTCCCCAGAAACGTCCTTTGGCTTCCACTCCTGATGACCTGCTGCAAGAGATGAAGGGGTACAAAGGGCAACTGACTGTTGGCCGGGATCTCGATGTATATTAA
- a CDS encoding peptide chain release factor 3: MQHNKNEIDRRRTFAIISHPDAGKTTITEKLLLFGGAIQQAGEVRARKAARHATSDWMEMEKQRGISVTSSVMKFTYQDFEINLLDTPGHNDFSEDTYRVLTAVDSGLMVIDSVKGVESQTKKLLEVCRLRHTPIMTFINKLDREGREPLELIDEIESVLDIQCAPMTWPIGMGKRFRGTYHLYTKEITFFDPEADRGTGQILTVKGLDDPRLDELLGSQVEELRHDIELIEGVAHPFEQEAYLAGLQTPVFFGSAINTFGVQQLLDTFVEHAPSPLPREATTRLVSPYEESFSGFVFKIQANMDPAHRDRIAFFRICSGKFTRGMKVKHLRLGRDFQIANATIFMAQDRTNVDEAFPGDIIGIHNHGTIKIGDTFTQGEDLKFTGIPNFAPEHFRKVRLLDPMKSKALEKGLVQLAEEGTTQVFRAQMGADWIVGAVGLLQFDVVMHRLEHEYKVKATYEPASYVTARWVAGDKKTLEDFQKKEAMHCYVDGEGNLAYLAGSQWRLDNTMENWKNLEFHSTREHN, encoded by the coding sequence ATGCAGCATAATAAAAACGAAATTGACCGTAGAAGAACCTTTGCCATTATCAGCCACCCGGACGCAGGGAAAACAACTATAACCGAAAAATTGCTCCTGTTTGGCGGGGCCATACAACAAGCCGGCGAAGTCCGTGCCCGTAAGGCTGCGCGCCATGCAACCTCTGACTGGATGGAAATGGAGAAGCAACGCGGCATTTCAGTAACATCATCAGTAATGAAGTTTACCTACCAAGACTTTGAAATCAACCTCTTGGACACTCCGGGACATAACGATTTTTCTGAAGATACCTATCGCGTACTGACAGCCGTTGACTCTGGCCTCATGGTTATCGACTCCGTCAAAGGAGTTGAGAGCCAGACCAAAAAATTGCTTGAAGTCTGTCGTCTCAGGCACACCCCGATCATGACCTTCATCAACAAGCTTGACCGTGAAGGCAGGGAGCCCCTGGAGCTTATCGACGAGATCGAAAGCGTCCTCGATATTCAATGCGCCCCAATGACCTGGCCGATAGGTATGGGTAAACGCTTCCGGGGTACCTACCATCTTTACACCAAAGAGATAACTTTTTTCGATCCTGAGGCTGACCGTGGTACCGGGCAGATCCTAACGGTAAAAGGGCTGGACGATCCTAGACTCGACGAACTGCTCGGCAGTCAGGTTGAAGAACTACGACATGACATTGAGCTGATTGAAGGAGTGGCCCATCCCTTTGAACAGGAAGCCTACTTGGCAGGACTGCAGACGCCGGTCTTCTTCGGCAGCGCCATCAATACCTTCGGTGTGCAGCAATTGCTTGACACGTTCGTTGAGCATGCCCCGTCGCCTCTGCCGCGCGAAGCAACAACACGCTTGGTATCACCATATGAAGAGTCCTTCTCCGGGTTTGTCTTCAAAATACAGGCAAACATGGACCCAGCTCACCGGGACAGAATCGCTTTTTTTAGGATATGCTCCGGCAAATTCACCAGAGGCATGAAAGTCAAGCACCTGCGGCTGGGACGTGATTTTCAGATTGCCAATGCAACCATATTCATGGCCCAGGACAGAACCAACGTGGATGAGGCATTCCCTGGGGATATCATCGGCATTCACAACCATGGCACCATAAAGATCGGCGATACCTTTACCCAGGGTGAAGATCTCAAATTCACCGGGATCCCAAACTTCGCGCCGGAGCATTTTCGAAAAGTGCGGTTGCTTGACCCGATGAAGTCAAAGGCCTTGGAAAAAGGGCTTGTCCAGCTGGCAGAAGAAGGGACAACCCAGGTATTCCGAGCCCAGATGGGGGCCGATTGGATCGTTGGCGCAGTGGGACTCCTCCAGTTCGACGTGGTAATGCATCGCCTGGAGCATGAATACAAGGTTAAAGCGACCTACGAGCCGGCATCCTACGTTACTGCTCGCTGGGTGGCCGGCGACAAAAAGACCTTGGAAGATTTCCAGAAGAAAGAAGCAATGCACTGTTATGTCGATGGTGAAGGGAACCTCGCCTACCTGGCAGGAAGCCAATGGCGCCTGGATAATACCATGGAAAACTGGAAGAACCTTGAGTTTCACTCAACCAGAGAGCACAATTGA